The genomic segment CGGGTTGGCTCATGCCGTCTCCGGAGATGGTTGGCTTGGCCGTTCGCGGCCTCGCGGGAAATGGGTCCTCTCCCGGTATCGGGAGAGGAGGGGGAGCGGACGCCGTTCGGACGTCCTCAGACAGTCTTCCTGCTCACCAGTGCTTCGATATCGCCTTCGCCATAGCCCAGTTCCGACAGGATCTGGCGGCTGTGCGCGCCAAGCGCCGGCACGTCGCCCATCACAGGCTCGACGCCGGACAGGTTGGCGGGCGGCAGCAGCGCGTCGATCGGGCCGGCCGGCGTGGCGACTTCGCGCCAGCGCTGGCGCGCCTGCAGCTGCGGATGGTTCCACACGCCTTCGATATCGTTCATCGGGGCATTGGCGATCTGCGCCTCATCCAGCAGCGCTTCGGCCTGCGCCACCGTCAGCGACGCGAAGCGTTCCTCGATCAGCGCGGTGAGTTCGGGCCGGTTGCGCACGCGCGCGGTGTTGCTGGAGAAGCGCTCGTCCTGCGCCAGCGCGCGATTGCCGAGCACGATCTCGCAGAAGTTGGCGAATTCGCGCTCATTCTGCACGCTGAAGATCACGCTGCCATTGGCGGTGCGATGAATGCCATAGGGCGCGATGGTCGGGTGCGAGGCGCCAACGCGCGCCGGTGGCTTGCCGCCGTAGTGGCCGAAGTAGAGTACCTGGTTCATCCACTCGGCCATCGCCTCGAACATGGTCACCTGCACGCGCAGGCCCTTGCCGGTACGTCCGCGCTGCAACAGCGCCGAGAGGATGCCGCTGTAGGCGTACATGCCGGCCGAGATATCGGCGATCGAGACGCCGGCGCGCGACGGCTCGTTCGGGCCGCCGGTGAGGCCCACCAGGCCGGCGGCGGCCTGGATCAGCAGGTCGTAGGCCTTTTTGTCGCGATAGGGGCCGGAGTCGCCATAGCCCGAGATATCGCAGACGATCAGCTTCTCGTACTTGCCATGCAGGGTGTCGAAATCCAGGCCCATGCGGGCCGCGGCGCCAGGGGCGAGGTTCTGCACCAGTACGTCGGCATCGGCGAGCAAGCGGTGCAGGATGGTCTGTGCCTCTTCATCCTTCAGGTCCAGGGTCAGGCTTTCCTTGCCCCGGTTGAGCCAGACGAAGTACGAGGCCTGGCCGTGCACGGACTGGTCATAGCCGCGCGCGAAGTCGCCCACGCCCGGACGTTCGATCTTGATGACGCGGGCGCCGAGGTCGGCGAGCTGGCGGGTGGCGAAGGGCGCGGCCACCGCGTGTTCCAGCGAGACCACGCGGATGCCGTCGAGCGGGCGGATACCGTTGGACGTAGATGCAGTCATGCGCGGCCTCAGAACGAACGCGGCAGTTCGAGCACGTGCTCGGCCACGTAGGACAGGATCAGGTTGGTGGAGATCGGCGCGACCTGGTACAGGCGCGTTTCGCGGAACTTGCGCTCGATGTCGTATTCCGCCGCGAAGCCGAAGCCGCCGTGCGTCTGCAGGCAGACGTTGGCGGCTTCCCACGACGCGTCCGCGGCCAGCAGCTTGGAAATATTCGCTTCCTTGCCGCACGGCTTGCCGGCGTCGAACAGCGCGGCGGCCTTGTAGCGCATCAGGCTGGCGGCTTCGACGTTGACGTAGGAACGCGCGATCGGGAACTGGATACCCTGGTTCTGGCCGATCGGGCGGTCGAACACGATGCGCTCGCGCGCGTAATTGCTGGCGCGCTCGACGAACCAGTAGCCATCGCCGATGCACTCGGCGGCGATCAGGATACGCTCGGCGTTCATGCCGTCGAGGATGTACTTCAGGCCCTTGCCCTCTTCGCCGATCAGGTTTTCGGCCGGCACTTCCAGGTTGTCGAAGAACAGCTCGTTGGTCTCGTGGTTGACCATGTTGCGGATCGGACGGACCGTCAGGCCCTTGCCAATGGCTTCGCGCAGGTCCACGACGAATACGGACAGGCCTTCGGACTTGCGCTTGACCTGGTCCAGCGGCGTGGTGCGCGCCAGCAGCAGCATCAGATCCGAGTGCTGCACGCGCGAGATCCACACCTTCGAGCCGTTGACGACATACTTGTCGCCCTTGCGCACGGCGGTGGTCTTGAGCTTGGTGGTGTCGGTGCCGGTGGTCGGCTCGGTCACGGCCATCGACTGCATGCGCAGCTCGCCCGAGGCGATGCCCGGCAGCCAGCGCTTCTTCTGCTCGTCCGAACCATGGCGCAGCAGGCAGCCCATCACGTACATCTGTCCGTGGCAGGCGCCGGAATTGCCGCCGTTGCGGTTGATTTCTTCCATGATGACCGAGGCCGCCGTCAGCGACAGGCCCGAACCGCCGTAGGCCTCGGGAATCAGGGCCGACAGCCAGCCCGCCTGGGTCAGTGCCTGCACGAATTCCTCGGGGAAGCCGTTCTGTTCCTCTATGCGCTGCCAGTAGGCCGAATCGAAACCCGCGCAAAGGCCGCGTACGGCTTCGCGGATTTCCGGGTAAAGCTGGTCTTGATCCTGATCTGCAAACATGGGGTAGGCCCGGTCGATTTGAATGGGGCCATTATTCCCGACGGCCCATTGGGCCGAAATTCGGATTTGCGAAAGAGCGGCTTAGGTGCGGCTTAGGTACCGCCTGGATCGGCACTTGGGTGCTGCGCCCGGGCGCGCTGAAAGCCCTGAAAGCAAGACGCCCGGCGAGCCGGGCGTCCACACAGATATGGGCGAGCCGCGCTTTCGCTTTAGTGCATGAACAGCCAGATCAGGACCAGCACGAGAGCCGGGACGCCAAGAAGCCACGCAATGATGTACGGCATGATGGATGCTCCTTCCTTTTCCGCATGCCTCCAAGATATAAGGAGCGGCGGTCCGGCCCTGTCGGGACGAATCCGGTTGCACTGTAGGACGGCGCCCAATCCGGCGCCCGACAGGCTCCCTGCCCCCGGGCCATACCCAATTTTGATGATGATCCGGCATCGCCTGTCGGTCACAATGAAGACGCGGACGCAGTGGCGACGGGGAGGCGTCACACGCGATTCGCAAAAAGGGCAGGGAAGCGAAGACGGACCACGTCCCCGCCTGGCGCAAGGGGCCGACCGATGTCGGCGAGATGGGACGATGTCCGTGAGGGGCATAGACGGCGCGCCCGGCGGCACTTCGCGTGCCGCGAGGCAAAGCCGCGCAGCGTCAACCACCCTGCCGGATCCGGAGTAGCGGCCGCCAGCGCCGCGGCTGGACCGCCACGGACTTCCCGGCCGCCCATGGCCGCACGGTTCACGTCAATGATGGCTGCAATGTCCCGGTGCCGGACAATGCCCTGCCAGCTTGCTTACGCTGGTGCCTGCCACGTAAATCGCGCCATCTGCGCGCAACCGCACGCTTGCCGCGATGGCACGGGCCTATGCTCTGGGGCAGAGGTCCGACGTCGGGGCCCACCGTAGGGGAGCAATGCATGAAAGCAATCATCAGCGACGAAGCGGCGCTCGCCGTGTTCGTGGGGCCGCGGTTCGCGTACTACCGCAACAAGTGGCAGCTCGCCGCGTTGCGCAACGGCATGGCATGGAACTGGGCTGCCTTCTTCTTCGGGCCTTTCTGGATGGCCTACCGCCGCATGTATTGGCAGGTCGGCGTCTACGCCATCATCCTCTGCGCCGAACCGGTGCTGCATGCCCTGTTCCAGATCCGCATGCCGATCCTGTTCTCCAGGCCGCTGCTGTATGCCATGGAGCTGCTGCTCGGCTTCTATGGCAACCAGCTTTACCGGTGGCACGCGGAATCGACCATTCAACGGCTGCGCGAATACCACTGGTCGCCGGAGCTGGTCAACGACTCCCTGGCGCGTTGTGGCCAGACCAGCTGGCCGGGCGTGGCAGCCATGGCGTTGCTGATCGCGGTCATGGTCTTGTCGCTGCGGCCGCTCGCCGGGCTGGTGGCATAGGACCACACGGGGAGCGGTGATGCTCTGCCAACCCTACACGGGCTCGCGGGCGGCGTCGACGAGATACTGGATCAGGGTTTCGGCAAACTGCGGCAGTTCGCGGCCCGGGCGGCGGCACAGGCGCAACTCGCGGCGTGCCCACTCATCTTCCAGCGAGATAAAGCGCAGCACCTTGCGGCTGGCGTAGCGGCGCGCGCAGCTGTTGGGCACGATGGCGATGCCGGCTCCGGCCTCGACCATGCGGCAGACCGCGTCGAAACTGCCGACCTGGATGCGCAGGCTGATGCGCTTGCCCATGCCGCTGGCGATGCGGTCCAGGAACGACTGGATCGCGCTGAACTGGTTCAGGCCGACAAAGCGGCAGGTGTCCAGCAGGTCGGCGAAGTGCAGCCGCGTGAATTGCGGCAGCGGGTGGTTCACCGGCGCAATCACGATCAGTTCATCGCTGCACAAGTGCATCACATCGAGGTCCTGGGTCGCGACTTCACCCGCCACGATACCCAGGTCCGCCGCGCCGGCACTGATCGCGGA from the Cupriavidus sp. WKF15 genome contains:
- a CDS encoding CaiB/BaiF CoA-transferase family protein — encoded protein: MTASTSNGIRPLDGIRVVSLEHAVAAPFATRQLADLGARVIKIERPGVGDFARGYDQSVHGQASYFVWLNRGKESLTLDLKDEEAQTILHRLLADADVLVQNLAPGAAARMGLDFDTLHGKYEKLIVCDISGYGDSGPYRDKKAYDLLIQAAAGLVGLTGGPNEPSRAGVSIADISAGMYAYSGILSALLQRGRTGKGLRVQVTMFEAMAEWMNQVLYFGHYGGKPPARVGASHPTIAPYGIHRTANGSVIFSVQNEREFANFCEIVLGNRALAQDERFSSNTARVRNRPELTALIEERFASLTVAQAEALLDEAQIANAPMNDIEGVWNHPQLQARQRWREVATPAGPIDALLPPANLSGVEPVMGDVPALGAHSRQILSELGYGEGDIEALVSRKTV
- a CDS encoding acyl-CoA dehydrogenase family protein, whose protein sequence is MFADQDQDQLYPEIREAVRGLCAGFDSAYWQRIEEQNGFPEEFVQALTQAGWLSALIPEAYGGSGLSLTAASVIMEEINRNGGNSGACHGQMYVMGCLLRHGSDEQKKRWLPGIASGELRMQSMAVTEPTTGTDTTKLKTTAVRKGDKYVVNGSKVWISRVQHSDLMLLLARTTPLDQVKRKSEGLSVFVVDLREAIGKGLTVRPIRNMVNHETNELFFDNLEVPAENLIGEEGKGLKYILDGMNAERILIAAECIGDGYWFVERASNYARERIVFDRPIGQNQGIQFPIARSYVNVEAASLMRYKAAALFDAGKPCGKEANISKLLAADASWEAANVCLQTHGGFGFAAEYDIERKFRETRLYQVAPISTNLILSYVAEHVLELPRSF
- a CDS encoding DUF2628 domain-containing protein gives rise to the protein MKAIISDEAALAVFVGPRFAYYRNKWQLAALRNGMAWNWAAFFFGPFWMAYRRMYWQVGVYAIILCAEPVLHALFQIRMPILFSRPLLYAMELLLGFYGNQLYRWHAESTIQRLREYHWSPELVNDSLARCGQTSWPGVAAMALLIAVMVLSLRPLAGLVA
- a CDS encoding LysR family transcriptional regulator, producing MHYDLTDLRLFLNVGETENLTRAAERSFLSLPAASTRIKQLEEAFQTQLLIRQVKGVRLTPAGDTLLRHAREVFRELECLHSDLRPYAKGVKGKVRLLANTTATNSFLATGLSRFLSENPDVDVELEEHLSQEIVSAISAGAADLGIVAGEVATQDLDVMHLCSDELIVIAPVNHPLPQFTRLHFADLLDTCRFVGLNQFSAIQSFLDRIASGMGKRISLRIQVGSFDAVCRMVEAGAGIAIVPNSCARRYASRKVLRFISLEDEWARRELRLCRRPGRELPQFAETLIQYLVDAAREPV